In Pseudobacteroides sp., the genomic window CTACTTTTAATCTGTCGGTATTTGCAGCAGGTGAGAAAATTTATAAACCACTTCCGAATGAGTACAAGTCGATTAGTTCAAAGCAAGGTACTATTGAAAGGTTAAGTTACACTTGGGGTAATGCTACTAAGAATTTTTACGTCTATCTTCCATACGGATATAACCAGTCTGATACTTCTAAAAAGTATAACGTTGTATATCTGATGCATGGTGGCGGTGAAGATGAGACATTATTATTCGGTGGACCAGGTCAGAACAAGGAATTAAAGGTAATAATCGATAACATGATTGCAAAGGGAGATATTGCACCGGCTATATTTGTTACACCTTCATTTTACAAGGGTAATAATGATGTGGCGACTTTCCATCAGGAATTGAGCAAAACAATTATTCCATTGGTTGAAACCAAATATAATACATATTTAAAATCAAATAGTACTGCGGATATGAAGGCTTCCAGAGATCACAGGGCATTTGGCGGATTCTCAATGGGTTCGGTATGTACCTGGTACACATATATTAACTGCCTTGAATATATCAAATATTATATGCCGTTAAGCGGTGACTGTTGGGCGGTAACTGGGGGTGCCGGAACTACTGGAGCCTCACAAACAGCATCGTATCTGGCAAGCATTCCAAAGAAATACGGTTATAAAGCACCACATGACTATAAGTTGTTCTGTGCTACAGGCACTCAAGATCAGGCATATCCCAATATGAAACCTCAGATTGAAGAATTGAAAAAAATAACAGATACTTTCATATATTCAAACGATCCAATAGAAGGAAACCTCTATTTTATGGTGGCTAACGGAGGTACACATTGGTGGGGTTATGTTAATCAGTATATTTATAACATTTTACCGGATTTGTTTAAAGATAATCAATCAAGCACACCAACCAATACACCAACCAGCACTCCAACCAACACACCAACTAATACACCAAACAATACACCTGTTAAAAACAGTCTTGACGTAAACAATGATGGTGCTATAAACATGGGAGATGTAATTATGTTAGCGATTGTATTTAATTCAATCCGTGGTGATTCCAAATATGTGGATACGCTGGACCTCAATAAAGACGGAGCTATAAATATGGCGGATGTAATTATGATTGCAGCTAAATTCAATACTGTAGCATAAGGTTGTG contains:
- a CDS encoding dockerin type I domain-containing protein, giving the protein MFLKKGFKKCLCFILSSIMILSMTTFNLSVFAAGEKIYKPLPNEYKSISSKQGTIERLSYTWGNATKNFYVYLPYGYNQSDTSKKYNVVYLMHGGGEDETLLFGGPGQNKELKVIIDNMIAKGDIAPAIFVTPSFYKGNNDVATFHQELSKTIIPLVETKYNTYLKSNSTADMKASRDHRAFGGFSMGSVCTWYTYINCLEYIKYYMPLSGDCWAVTGGAGTTGASQTASYLASIPKKYGYKAPHDYKLFCATGTQDQAYPNMKPQIEELKKITDTFIYSNDPIEGNLYFMVANGGTHWWGYVNQYIYNILPDLFKDNQSSTPTNTPTSTPTNTPTNTPNNTPVKNSLDVNNDGAINMGDVIMLAIVFNSIRGDSKYVDTLDLNKDGAINMADVIMIAAKFNTVA